One part of the Oceanidesulfovibrio indonesiensis genome encodes these proteins:
- a CDS encoding chemotaxis protein CheD: MDLSAFPLKHLEPRQCFLSRKPTLVSTVLGSCVAITMFDSRTRIGGMAHAFLPDSRNYPDDAGYPCKFVDTSIRHMLCVLRRLRVELPRLEVKLFGGGNSWNAEQTSARDAPSFGSWASVGPRNVDAARAVITEHGLRIAAEEVGGSLGRKVLFLTHTGGVWVKKLRGRNGA; this comes from the coding sequence ATGGACTTGAGCGCCTTTCCCCTCAAGCATCTCGAACCCAGGCAGTGTTTTCTTTCGCGCAAACCCACCCTGGTGAGCACTGTGCTTGGGTCGTGTGTGGCCATCACCATGTTCGATTCGCGCACCAGAATCGGCGGCATGGCCCATGCATTCCTCCCCGATTCCAGAAATTATCCGGACGATGCAGGCTACCCCTGCAAGTTCGTGGACACCAGCATACGCCATATGCTCTGCGTGCTGAGACGGCTGCGTGTGGAGCTGCCACGGCTTGAGGTCAAGCTGTTCGGCGGCGGCAATTCCTGGAACGCTGAGCAGACGTCCGCTCGCGATGCTCCTTCCTTCGGTTCCTGGGCCAGCGTGGGGCCGCGCAACGTGGACGCCGCGCGCGCCGTCATAACCGAGCACGGGTTGCGCATCGCCGCCGAAGAGGTGGGCGGCTCCTTGGGCCGCAAAGTCCTCTTCCTTACCCATACCGGCGGCGTGTGGGTCAAGAAGCTCAGAGGCCGCAACGGCGCATGA
- a CDS encoding STAS domain-containing protein, with protein sequence MSVKAPADFAGVLRQQAKLRCGDVGECLAHLEALTANVRASSRCTMELDMSGVNQVDSRVLSRLIGLGLTLRRGGGSLILENLQPELADLLDQMRLLDGQFEVRKTETF encoded by the coding sequence ATGAGCGTGAAGGCGCCGGCGGATTTTGCAGGCGTGTTGAGGCAGCAGGCCAAATTGCGATGCGGCGACGTCGGCGAGTGCCTTGCCCACCTGGAGGCGTTGACGGCCAACGTGCGTGCGAGCAGCCGCTGCACCATGGAGCTCGACATGTCCGGCGTCAACCAGGTGGATTCCCGCGTCCTGAGCAGACTGATCGGCCTCGGCCTCACCCTGCGGCGCGGAGGCGGCAGCCTCATCCTGGAGAATCTTCAGCCCGAGCTGGCGGACCTGCTCGACCAGATGCGCCTTCTCGACGGCCAGTTCGAAGTACGGAAGACCGAGACGTTTTGA